The Lepus europaeus isolate LE1 chromosome 5, mLepTim1.pri, whole genome shotgun sequence genome includes the window CGCCGTCGACTCCGGGGCTCTGATCCTGAGCTCTCTGCGTTTTTTTGAACctttttattgaggtataacaGTCGTACAGTCATTCCCAGTCGTCTCCAGCGTCCAGCTCGGTGTTGCTCATGCGACACCTGGAAAACTGCCACCCAGATAGAGGCCGTCCCCACACGCGTGGTCAGTGCCCACTCTCCTGTCAGTTGCAATGAATTTTGCCGCTCCTGAATGTACATGGATAGAATCACGCAGGTCACTGCTCCATCTAGAGTGAGAGGACAGCAAGCGCTGAGTCGGGTAGCACGCCAAGCAGCTTATGTGCTTTTCAGTTAATTCTCACAGCCCTCCGAGGTGGGTGTTACAGATGAAGGCAACAGACAGGTTGGTCGGGCCCTTGTGCGAGGCCCCTCTGGGCTGTGAGCTGTGTGGGGGCTGACTTGCTCTGCGCTGAGACCCCTCCCtatggaggggtgggggtggggggagcggccTCTGGTTCCGCACCCTGCAGTGCCCATCTCATCTCACCCCAAGGTGTTTGTGGAGCTGAACGAGTTGCTCTTGGACAAGAACCAGGAGCCTCAGTGGCGGGAGACGGCGCGCTGGATCAAATTTGAGGAGGACGTGGAGGAGGAGACGGAGCGCTGGGGGAAGCCTCATGTCGCCTCTCTGTCATTCCGCAGTCTCCTGGAGCTCCGCCGGACCCTGGCCCACGGTAACCTGCGCGTCCTCCCCCCGGGCAAGCCCCTGCTCTGTGGCCTGTTCTCTGAGAGCACTGCGTGTGGTCCCTCACCCCCGCGTCCCAGGGGCTCTGCAGGGCGGGGGTGACGCTGCCCTCGTGTGTCTAGGGTTGGCAGCGAGCAGGTTCTCTGCGCCTGATGTTTTCAACGACGCGTTTGAGGGtggggagcttttttttttttttttttttttttaagatttatttatttgaaagagttacagagaggtagagtcagagagaaagagaggtcttccattctgttgatccatacctcaaatgaccgcaatggccagagctaagctgatccgaagccaggagccaggagcttcttccgggtctcccacacgggtgcaggggcccaaggacttggaccatcttctactgctttcccaggccacagcagagagctggatgggaagtggagcagctgggacttgaaccagcacccctatgggatgccagcactacaggctggggctttaacacgctgcgctacagtgccggtccctggCAAGCTGTTTTTAAACCATTTTGACGGACAGCTCTCCGAAGCTCCTAGCATGCCTCGTGAGCGTCGTGTAGATTCCAGGGCATATGAGCTGATCCCTAGGGTTGTGTGCGTGTCACTGATGGTGTTCCAGCCTGTGGCCGCATGTTTCCTCCTTCCCGTTGGGGCAGTCACTGCCAGTTTCAGAGGGCCTGTTCCCCAGCAGCTGAGGACCGAGAAACCTCCTGGTAGAGCTGTTTCCAAACCGAGAGTGACAAGGCTCCGAGAGAGTCCTGGCCCTTTGGGTACAGTGCCAGAGTGCGGGCACTTGACCGGCCTGTGGCTGTGCCGTGTCTGTTTTGGCTGCCGATGAACTGTTTATCCTTCAGTTCTTTGTTCCTGAAAGCTGACCTTGCTGGAGATATGACCCAGTCACTTTGAAGAGACTTTTCATTTCTGTATGCAATGGTGGCAAGAAGTCTAGGTGCCGCCCAGGGACAGCTCTCGGGCCTGGAGAAGTGAGGGGaagtggagggggctggggggaagGGGTCGTCTCCGGCTAGTTCAGGGCTGCCATGGGGACAAGGCCGTGTCCCGTGTCCAGAGAGTGGGACGGGGACCTCGGAATGGACACACAGCTCACCAAGAGGAAGGAGGGACTTCTAACAGCTAGGGTGGACAGCCTGGAGCGTCCCACTGAGGCTGGGTACTCACCACACGGAGCATCATAGTGAGTGTTGGTGGTCTCTGCTGAGCCTCACGCCATTCCAGAGGGGCGGTCAAGGTGACGTGGGCAtcagggacagagctgggattccagccCTGGTCCTCTTATCTGTAGGCTTGTGCCCATGCCCTGGGTCACACCCAGCTggctgcccccgcccctgcccagctcACCCACCATGGTTCTCTGGGGAAATCTCCATGCCGCCTCTCTCCTAGGGGCCGTGCTCTTGGACCTGGACCAGCAGACCCTGCCTGGGGTGGCCCACCAGGTGGTGGAGCAGATGGTCATCTCTGACCAGATCAAGGCCGAAGACAGAGCCAACGTGCTGCGGGCCCTGCTGCTGAAACACAGGTGGGGCCCTGCGGGGCAGGGGGCCCCACTTCCTCCTTCCCGCCTGTCCCCAGAGGCCCCTGCCATCACCCCTCGTCAACCTCGCTGCTCTCTGCTCCCGTCAGCCACCCGAGTGATGAGAAGGACTTTTCCTTCCCCCGCAACATCTCGGCCggctccctgggctccctgctgggccaTCACCACGGCCAGGGGGCTGAGAGCGACCCTCATGTCACCGAGCCCCTCATTGGAGGAATTCCCGAGACCCGGCTGGATGTGGAGCGAGAGGTGAGGGGACAGCAGCGCTACCTGGGGCTGGTGGCAGGACTGTGAGCGAGCCTGGGTGTGAGCACGCAGTGGGAGGCGCCCCCGCCCGGGCTGAGTTCCCTCCTCCCCCATGTTCCCCCAGCGcgagctgtcctctgctgccccgCCGGCCGGCATCACACGTTCCAAGTCCAAGCACGAGCTGAAGCTGCTGGAGAAGATCCCGGAGAACGCCGAGGCCACGGTGGTCCTTGTGGGTATGTGGGGCGAGTCTCGGGCAAGAGGGGGCTCTGCAGCCAGGccttggggctgctgctggcctggcgCCTGCGCTCGCCCACAACAGCCTCCTGCCTCTAGGCTGCGTGGAGTTCCTCTCCCGCCCCACCATGGCCTTCGTGCGGCTGCGGGAGGCTGTGGAACTGGATGCCGTGCTGGAGGTGCCTGTGCCCGTGCGCTTCCTCTTCCTGCTGCTGGGCCCGAGCAGCGCCAACATGGACTACCACGAGATCGGCCGCTCCATCTCCACCCTCATGTCGGACAAGGTcagtgtccatctgtctgtcctccTCTGGGCCCTGGTAATGTGACCCGGCCTGGTCCTCCTGGCCAACCTCAGCCCCATgactccacccccccaccccatgcccctgGATCGTACTCAGCCCCGGCTCTCTGCCGTCGAGCCTCCCACTTGTGCCCTTCCCGATCACCGTCCTGCTTTGGTAGCAATTCCACGAGGCGGCCTACCTGGCAGACGAGCGCGAGGACCTGCTGACCGCCATCAACGCCTTCCTGGACTGCAGTGTGGTGCTGCCGCCCTCTGAAGTGCAGGGCGAGGAGCTGCTGCGCTCCGTCGCCCATTTCCAGCGCCAGATGCTCAAGAAGCGGGAGGAGCAGGGCCGGCTGCTGCCgcccggggctgggctggagcccaaGTCTGCCCAAGATAAGGGTACGGGCCCGTGCCGGCCTGGGGCCGCCTCGAGGAGGGAGCGGGGTGCACAGGAGGGCTTGAGGGGCACCTCGGGAGAGGCCTGGGTTGCAGTGCTCTTGGCGATGGTCTGCGCGCACAGAGGAGGGCCGGGCCGCGTGGGCAAGAGGGGCCCATGGGGGCCCTGACGGAGGCCTGGGTTGCAGCGCTCCTGCAGATGGTAGAGGCGGCAGGTGCAGCCGAAGATGATCCCCTGCGGCGGACTGGCCGGCCCTTCGGGGGCCTGATCCGCGACGTGCGGCGCCGCTACCCACACTACCTGAGTGACTTCCGGGACGCGCTCGACCCCCAGTGCGTGGCTGCCGTCATCTTCATCTACTTTGCcgccctgtctcctgccatcaCCTTCGGGGGGCTGCTGGGTAAGCAGAGACCTCGGCTGGGGGGACTGGGGGGGCTGCAGGCACTGCGTGGGACCCCGCTGGAGCTGCTTGCTACTACGTCCTCAGGAGAGAAGACGCAGGACCTGATAGGGGTGTCGGAGCTGATCATGTCCACGGCGCTGCAGGGTGtgatcttctgcctgctggggGCTCAGCCACTGCTGGTGATCGGCTTCTCTGGGCCTTTGCTGGTCTTCGAGGAGGCCTTCTTCACGGTGGGCACTCTtcctgcccagttccagctgcctcccccagcccccggcccagaCACCCACCTTGTCAAGTCGCCGCCACATGGCTCTGACAGCTCCCTGTGCCCTGCCCGCAGTTCTGTAGCAGCAACCAGCTGGAGTACCTGGTGGGCCGTGTGTGGATCGGCTTCTGGCTGGTGCTCCTGGCGCTGCTCATGGTGGCTCTGGAGGGCAGCTTCCTGGTCCGCTTTGTCTCCCGCTTCACCCAGGAGATCTTCGCCTTTCTCATCTCCCTCATCTTCATCTATGAGACGTTCTACAAGCTGATCAaggtgggcaggagccagggcctacCCTGTTCCATCTCACGGTTCATCCTTTGGGTTGGGGGCCCGGCTGGGCTGCAGCATCCCCAAGCCAGTCTGGGCTTGGGTTTGTGGAGCCTACAGGGCTGGGACTTCTTGTTCTTCCTGCTCCCACCGAGTCTCCCTGTCACCAACACACAAACCAGGGtttcaaatcaatctttcaaaaatCCAGCGTGTGTTTAATAACAGAGGAAACCCATGCTTCTGTCACCGTACCAACCCAGGGGTGCAACAGAGGTGACACACATCACAGTCTGGgcatcaggtgtgtgtgtgtgacaggctcGGGAGGTGCCACCACCCCCAGGCCTCTTCAAGCCTGACTGGTGCATGGCCTTCCTGCCTTCGCCTGGCTCCTTGGGGCCCTCTCCTCATCCCATTCAGCCCCATGGTTGGTGCTGGTTCTCTGGGTCATTTTCCCGGTCCAATAAGAGAAACTCCTTGAAGGCAGGGTGGGCTTTTCCCCACCCACGGACAGCTGAGTGCCGGGAACCTTCTCTGCGGTCTAGCTGATGGAGTCCTTTGTGGACCTCCCCTCCCCAGATCTTCCAGGAACACCCGCTGCACGGCTGTTCCGTCTCCAACAGCTCAGAGACAGACAGCAGTGAGAACGCCACCTGGGCCGGGGCAGGAACCACGCTGGGGCCGGCCAACAGGAGCTCAGCTGGACAGGCCGGGCAGGGGAGGCCCCGGGGCCAGCCCAACACAGCCCTGCTGTCGCTGGTGCTCATGGCTGGCACCTTCTTCATTGCCTTCTTCCTGCGCAAATTCAAGAACAGCCGGTTCTTCCCTGGCCGGGTGCGTGGGCTTGCGGGCTGCAGGGAGCCGGGCCAGGGTAGAGGTGACTTGCTGGGGGGTGAGAGGCAGCTGCAGGGCACGTGACCTCTGAGCATGGTGCTTGCCCACTCAGATCCGGCGGGTGATTGGGGACTTTGGGGTGCCCATCGCAATCCTCATCATGGTGCTTGTGGATTACAGCATTGAGGACACTTACACCCAGGTAAGGGGGTGGCCATCTGTCCGGCACTGAGCTGCTTCCTCGGCCCTGGGTCCTGGGtgctctctgctccagccctcAGCCTGAGCCTATCCTTTAACTGGGTAGATGACAAGCTTTTTCCATCCTATCCCATCTCTGCCCTCCAGAAACTGAGTGTCCCCAGTGGATTCTCAGTGACAGCCCCTGACAAGCGGGGCTGGGTCATCAACCCCCTGGGCGAGAAGAGCCCCTTCCCAGTGTGGATGATGGTTGccagcctgctgcctgccatCCTAGTCTTCATCCTCATCTTCATGGAGACGCAGATCACCACGTGAGTGGTCCTAGCATAGGggcgaggtgggggcgggggggaaccAGTGTTCCTGGCCAGCATGGGCGCACAGCTACACTGGGCAGGGGAGACCATGGAGCGTGAGGACTCTGACTGCCAGGTGGGCCACTGAAGTTTTATTTCATAGGTCACAGAAAACCCCACTGatgctggctgggctggggacaaGGGCTGAGGGGCAGGTTCAGCTCCTCGTTGGAAAATTCTAGGCCTGACAGAATGGCCAGGGACCACCAAGTTCCATAACAGACACAGGGTCTGGCTGTGGGGGGTTCTGTGTGCAGCCTGGGCCCCGGCAGGCTTCTCTGCTCTCAGGCTGATCATCTCCAAGAAAGAGCGCATGCTGCAGAAGggctctggcttccacctggactTGCTGCTCATCGTGGCTATGGGGGGCATCTGTGCCCTCTTTGGCCTGCCCTGGTTGGCCGCTGCCACCGTGCGCTCTGTCACTCACGCCAACGCACTCACCGTCATGAGCAAGGCTGTGGCGCCCGGGGACAAGCCCAAGATTCAGGAGGTCAAGGAGCAGCGGGTGACGGGGCTGCTGGTGGCCCTGCTTGTAGGTATGCTGCTCTTGGCCCTGCCCTACCAAGGGCTCTGCGTCACTGGGGTGGGGAATCTGTGCCAGTGACatctgccctgccccgccccaccccacaggCCTCTCCATCGTTATCGGGGACCTGCTCCGGCAGATCCCCCTGGCCGTGCTCTTTGGAATTTTCCTGTACATGGGCGTCACATCTCTTAATGGGATTCAGTTCTATgagcggctgcacctgctgctcatgCCGCCCAAGCACCACCCCGACGTCACTTACGTCAAGAAGGTGAGCCCCAGCTGGAAGGGGCCTCCGTGCCTCTGCCCCGTCCTGGTCTACCTGGGTTGCCCTCCTGCTCTGACAGCCCCTTTACTTTCTGTACAGACCAGGCTCTGGAAGCACTTAAGAAGGTATCTCCATCCCCACCTCTGAGCAGGGGAAAGGGGGTCAGCCCCACGCCCTGGCTGCGGCCAGCTGGTCAGAAGCCGGGGCTCAGCCTGTCTTCCCTCCCCAGGTTCGGACCCTGCGGATGCACTTGTTCACGGCCCTGCAGctgctctgcctggccctgctctgggctgTCATGTCCACAGCCGCTTCCCTGGCCTTCCCCTTCATCCTCATCCTCACGGTGCCGCTCCGCATGGTGGTGCTCACCCGCATCTTCACTGAGCGAGAGATGAAATGCGTAAGGGCTCCTGTGCTCCCTCCCTAGGGCCTctgcagcccccctcccccaatctGTCCCCTGGCTAacagcctcctcctcccacaGCTGGACGCTAACGAGGCGGAGCCCGTGTTTGATGAGCGGGAGGGCGTGGATGAGTACAACGAGATGCCCATGCCCGTGTAGCTGCTGCCTGGAGGGACGGCCAAGGGACTGATGGACAGAGGGAACGGGGCTGTGGGCTGCTTCCCCTGCCctccttgtttttatttaaatgaataatttaaagcCTTCTTCTCTCCACCCCGCCCCCGCAGTAAAGTGCTTCAGCTGTCACCTACTTCTGGCCTTTtgtttcttggggggggggggggcatgaatGGAAAAGAGGTGCAGgggaccccagcccagctccctgtcccAGAAATGAAGCTAGCAATGGGGAAGGAAAAGGACTTTAATGAAAAACCAAAACATAGGGAGCCAAAGTGCAAATTGTCTACCCCCCATAGGGGGGCCATCCTGAACCCCATGTGATCCCTCACCCCCCTTCCGGCCCCCAGCGGAGCCCCAAGGCTTGCAGCTTCTGCCTCAGGTAGCTCTTGAGCTGGGGCAGGCCTCTCTGTGACTCCAGTTCCTCGAAGGGCAGCTGTGGGGAGAGGGCAGCAGGTTACTTgcggggctgggagtggggacaCGGCCGGACAGGGCGGGGCAGGCCTCTTACCGGGAGGAGCTGGTAGCCCAGAAGGCCCAGATGCCGCTCCCTCAGGGCCCGGGAGCCCAGTAGCACCCTGCCGTCCCGGCAGAAATGCCAGCGTTCCCGCAGCATCAGCACcaccctgggggcgggggcagacaCGGTTCAGGGTGCTGTCGGCAACACAGCCAGGGCTCGTCTGCCCTGCCTCCCTTACCTCTGGGCAGGGTCCCCGGTCGTGGGGTTAGAGGCAGCCTGGCCCTGAGGGCAGGACCTCGGTGGGTAAGGTAGGAAGGGGTCCTGGGTCCTGACAGGAAGCACAGCACCGGAGCTGCTGACACACAGCAGGAAGTCTGCAGGGGCAAGAGGACCAGTGCCTTAGCCGAGGCTCCATCTCCCCAGCCTGCTCTGCCCACCGGGGCTTACCTGTGCAGTAGCCTGGAGGCACGGTCAGGTCCTGGCGGTATTTCTCCTCCCCCAGCAGCTGGCGCAGCCCCTCTGCTACTATGTCCTTGTGACTGAAGGGAAAAGGGCGCAGTTAGTGGAAGGTCCGCAGAGGCTCATCCTAGTCGGTCCTGGTCAAGTACTGCTGCTCTGGACAAACAGCCTTGGGGACCGTTTTGCTGTCATCAGTGCAGCCACCTGCCCAGTCCCATGGGCCCTCTGGCTGTTCTACATGACTGCTTCCAAGGcgtccccacccctcaccccatgCTGCCCCATCCACCTGTACTTGCAGCGGGCACGGTCGGTGATGAGCGGCTGGGGGAAGATGGGCACTTGCTGCCTCCGGGGAAGGCGGGGACCCCGGTATCCCGGGAGCTCCAGCTCCACGGCCGTGTCAAGCAGGGAGAGGTAGCGTCGCACAATCAGCGCGTGAGGGGTGCCTGTGGGGAGGTGGGGACTGGAGCTCGCTGGGTTGCAGATGGTCCCCGCTCTCCCAGGTCCTCAGGGGCCCCGCCGGCCATCGGGTCAGCATACCACTGACATGGTTGATGAAACTCGGGGAAAATACAAAGTGCAGGGCTCTGAAGGGCAGGCACCGGAGCTGGCACAGTGACATCAGGATGTTGACCGTGGCCAGGGGTGCCACCCCTGCCTCCCGAGCCAGGATCCTCTCAAGGCAGGGCATAAACTGCTGTTCCAGAGGCAGGTAGTTCAGCCGCCCAAAGGGCAGCACCAACTTCTGTACCACCTGTGGGGCGACAGCAGGGCGTTACCCAGCACAAGTCTTCTCCAGTGATCTGCAAGCTGAACTTGGCATGGACACTGCTCGAGAGGCAGAAGGGTCCCTCTAGCTCCAACATAACACACAAGTTCAACGGCAGCAACAGTGTCTTGGGCTGTGTGACGAGAGAAGGGGACGCTGCTGTGGAGTCCGGCTCTGGAGTCATCAAGGAATGAGACTGATAAAACGAAGATGGTGCCCAGTGCTCTGGAAACTGCAGCTCGCTCTCTGCCCTCCCGCTGTTCCACGAGCACTGGACAAGCCACTGAGAGGGTATTTGTGGATGTGGTAGCCCCAAGAAATACAGCGCAGAATGGCCCAGCTGCACCAAGAGGCTAGACGGAGCCTGAGGGTGATTCAGAGAAGAGCATGGGAGGTGTGCCCACCTTGCTGTTGAGCTGGGCTTCCTGGACCACCAGGAAGTGGGCAATGGCTTCCAGAAGCTGGGGCTCCCGCAGCCGGTGCCGGGCCAGGTGTTGGGCCAAGAGCACCATCACGTGGGGAGTCAGCTCTTCGGGCCTTGCTTCTGTGAAGAACAGCTTATCATGCCGGGCCCTCAGGTCAGGCCCGCCCCATGGGCTAGATTCCTCCCCGATCTACACAACCCAGCTCCGTACctcgcccccctcccccatcccacgcGCCTTTAAGCCCCTTCCAGCACCTGCCAGGCTGCTGATCAGGTGCTGCCGTGGATGCCGCAGAAAACGGGGGCAGCTCAGGGCAGCTTCCAGCCTTTGCCCGCCGCGGAGGACGGGCTGCAGAGAGGGAGGCGGTTTCGGAGGGAGGCGGAACCTTCGCTCCTGCTCCAGGGCACACACCAGAGGCCCATCTGATGGAAAGCCtaggagggagaggggcagaggcaggcccGGTGACAGAGCTGTGCAGCTCTGCTCTAACCGTGGGGTTAGTTAGGGAACTCCCCCCAGCCCTCTCCGTCCCATCTCCTGGGTAGGAAGGTGTGCTGAGTTTTGGTGGAAACACTGAGAAATGTTAAGTATCATGTGAACATGAGGTTATCAGTATGATCTGTGGGGGAAGTCTGAGACAAAGATGACAAATAAGCTCTCACGACAACTGTGACAAAATACAGTGGCTTCCCAGAGCACATTAGAAGGAGCCTGAACAAAGGTGGAAGGAGCGTGGTTGACTCATGTCTGCCATCAGGAGGGGAAGCAGCAGCGAGAGGGCCTGGGTATGTGTCATCCGGGGCCCAGCCCTCCCGGATGTCTGTCAGCTCCGTTCTTGTTCTCTAGTCTTCCACTCTTAGCGCCCATCCCTTCCCAGACGCCCTCCTCAAGCCCCTCCTCACCAAGTAAGACTGCAAGGTGCAGACACACGTGGATCGTGTGAATGTCATAGGAGGGGCAGTTTCGGATGATGAGCTGACTCAAGTCCTGCAGTGTGGCCTGCTCCACGGGAGGGGGCCGTGGCCGGGACCCCAAGAGCTGGCCCAGACGACGAAGTGCCACAGGGTAGTGGTGGGCGCGCACCTTGGTGGGGTTCTGGCCCAGCCAGCGCAGCAGCTCCCCAGGGCTCCTCGCCTGTTCCAGAAGCCGCTGCAGTCCTTGCACGTGGGGGCCTCCTCCGAGAGGCCGGTCCCCCCACTTGCTGGGCCCCAAACAGCAGGGCTGTACTGGCGGGATCAGCAGCAGGCCAGACAGCCGAGCAGGGGAGGCctgggcagagagcaggactCGAAGCATGGAGTTGGGTGACGGAGACCCTGAGGGGCAGCCCAGAAGAGGGGGTGAGGTTTCCTCCAAAGGGGAAAGACCTGCCATCTCCTCCTAACCTCACTCCCCAGCCAGAGAGGCCTGGAGACAGAGCAACCTTGGGTGACCGCTCTGCTCTCCCCCGCCCTGCTCCTTCCAAACAGCAATCATAGCAGCGCTGTGCACAAAGCGGCTCCACATGCATTATCTCCTCGGGAGCTCCTCACACGCCTATGAGGGGGGTCGGCAGGGCTGCCATCacttcatttcacagatggagaaaccaAGGCCCAGAGTGGCGAAGAGGTTAAGGCTGAGGTCATTAACCGGGTTAGTGGTTGCGCCCAGTATGGAGCCCAGGAGGCTCCAGCAATGCGCGCTCCCGACGACCACCTCCCGCTCCcgcaggaggcggcggcggcccggaGGGTGGAACGCGGGTACCGCAGCCGGACAGTGCTGGGTTCCATGCTGGGCGCCCCCACTTACCAGCtgcgtgaccttggacaagtagCTTCGTCTCTCTGCCTAAGTCTCCTCACCAGTGAAATACGAATGCAGCTCCCACCGCGCAGGGCGCGGGTAAGACCCGAGTGCGCAGTTCTGCAATGGCGCGGAGTCGGCGATGTCGGggtcccccacacccaccccagcccagggacGCCAGGAGACCGTGGCCACCGCCGCTAACACCTACTCCCGCCACCCTCCCGCGGCCCGCCCCGCAGGCGCCACCCCTACATGACTCCCCAGGCCCCGCGCAGGTCGCTCCCTCAGTCGGTCTCGGGGCCCGGGGGCCGGGTTCCCCCCGCGGCCTCCTCATCCGCGGGCCACAGAGTCCGCCATCTTCCCAGCAGCCCCCGGATCGCCGCCGGGACGCCAACCCCGGCGAAGCGCTTGGCCAGCGGAGACGTGGCTCCCGGCAGGCGCTGCGAGCCAGGGCGCcgtgggccccgcccccagcttccGGGAAGTGCGCGCGCAGCACCGGGGCGGGACCCaggcgagggggcggggccacaGAACCAAACCCCGAAGCCACGGCGACGGGAGCAGAGAAGGGAAGTTAGTCGCGGGCGGGTTGGACAGGGCCGAGGGTCCAGTCCCGGTCCTTCGATCCCTTTTCTCCCAGTCGACAAGGGCTCCccgcctcccagccccactcAGACACACGCCAAGAGTGAAAACTTCACAGTTATTTTAATCTGCACATATTTCATGGAACTctgcccctctcccatcccctgcaCCAGCCTACCGCAGTCTCTGCGTCCCTAGACCAGCCCGAGGAGCTGTTAGGGTCTACACATGGCCCGGTCCACAGGCAGAACACTAAGACGGGCCCAGGGGGGTGGCCTGGCTTTGCCCAGGGCCAAGGCATCGACAGCAGGTACC containing:
- the FASTK gene encoding fas-activated serine/threonine kinase isoform X1, translated to MRRPRGEPGPRAPRPTEGATCAGPGESWSPSPNSMLRVLLSAQASPARLSGLLLIPPVQPCCLGPSKWGDRPLGGGPHVQGLQRLLEQARSPGELLRWLGQNPTKVRAHHYPVALRRLGQLLGSRPRPPPVEQATLQDLSQLIIRNCPSYDIHTIHVCLHLAVLLGFPSDGPLVCALEQERRFRLPPKPPPSLQPVLRGGQRLEAALSCPRFLRHPRQHLISSLAEARPEELTPHVMVLLAQHLARHRLREPQLLEAIAHFLVVQEAQLNSKVVQKLVLPFGRLNYLPLEQQFMPCLERILAREAGVAPLATVNILMSLCQLRCLPFRALHFVFSPSFINHVSGTPHALIVRRYLSLLDTAVELELPGYRGPRLPRRQQVPIFPQPLITDRARCKYSHKDIVAEGLRQLLGEEKYRQDLTVPPGYCTDFLLCVSSSGAVLPVRTQDPFLPYPPRSCPQGQAASNPTTGDPAQRVVLMLRERWHFCRDGRVLLGSRALRERHLGLLGYQLLPLPFEELESQRGLPQLKSYLRQKLQALGLRWGPEGG
- the FASTK gene encoding fas-activated serine/threonine kinase isoform X4, whose product is MLRVLLSAQASPARLSGLLLIPPVQPCCLGPSKWGDRPLGGGPHVQGLQRLLEQARSPGELLRWLGQNPTKVRAHHYPVALRRLGQLLGSRPRPPPVEQATLQDLSQLIIRNCPSYDIHTIHVCLHLAVLLGFPSDGPLVCALEQERRFRLPPKPPPSLQPVLRGGQRLEAALSCPRFLRHPRQHLISSLAEARPEELTPHVMVLLAQHLARHRLREPQLLEAIAHFLVVQEAQLNSKVVQKLVLPFGRLNYLPLEQQFMPCLERILAREAGVAPLATVNILMSLCQLRCLPFRALHFVFSPSFINHVSGTPHALIVRRYLSLLDTAVELELPGYRGPRLPRRQQVPIFPQPLITDRARCKYSHKDIVAEGLRQLLGEEKYRQDLTVPPGYCTDFLLCVSSSGAVLPVRTQDPFLPYPPRSCPQGQAASNPTTGDPAQRVVLMLRERWHFCRDGRVLLGSRALRERHLGLLGYQLLPLPFEELESQRGLPQLKSYLRQKLQALGLRWGPEGG
- the FASTK gene encoding fas-activated serine/threonine kinase isoform X2 encodes the protein MRRPRGEPGPRAPRPTEGATCAGPGESWSPSPNSMLRVLLSAQASPARLSGLLLIPPVQPCCLGPSKWGDRPLGGGPHVQGLQRLLEQARSPGELLRWLGQNPTKVRAHHYPVALRRLGQLLGSRPRPPPVEQATLQDLSQLIIRNCPSYDIHTIHVCLHLAVLLGFPSDGPLVCALEQERRFRLPPKPPPSLQPVLRGGQRLEAALSCPRFLRHPRQHLISSLAARPEELTPHVMVLLAQHLARHRLREPQLLEAIAHFLVVQEAQLNSKVVQKLVLPFGRLNYLPLEQQFMPCLERILAREAGVAPLATVNILMSLCQLRCLPFRALHFVFSPSFINHVSGTPHALIVRRYLSLLDTAVELELPGYRGPRLPRRQQVPIFPQPLITDRARCKYSHKDIVAEGLRQLLGEEKYRQDLTVPPGYCTDFLLCVSSSGAVLPVRTQDPFLPYPPRSCPQGQAASNPTTGDPAQRVVLMLRERWHFCRDGRVLLGSRALRERHLGLLGYQLLPLPFEELESQRGLPQLKSYLRQKLQALGLRWGPEGG
- the FASTK gene encoding fas-activated serine/threonine kinase isoform X5, producing MVSVTQLHASSPALCPGLPCSAVWPAADPASTALLFGAQQVGGPASRRRPPRARTAAASGTGEEPWGAAALAGPEPHQGFPSDGPLVCALEQERRFRLPPKPPPSLQPVLRGGQRLEAALSCPRFLRHPRQHLISSLAEARPEELTPHVMVLLAQHLARHRLREPQLLEAIAHFLVVQEAQLNSKVVQKLVLPFGRLNYLPLEQQFMPCLERILAREAGVAPLATVNILMSLCQLRCLPFRALHFVFSPSFINHVSGTPHALIVRRYLSLLDTAVELELPGYRGPRLPRRQQVPIFPQPLITDRARCKYSHKDIVAEGLRQLLGEEKYRQDLTVPPGYCTDFLLCVSSSGAVLPVRTQDPFLPYPPRSCPQGQAASNPTTGDPAQRVVLMLRERWHFCRDGRVLLGSRALRERHLGLLGYQLLPLPFEELESQRGLPQLKSYLRQKLQALGLRWGPEGG
- the FASTK gene encoding fas-activated serine/threonine kinase isoform X3, with amino-acid sequence MHVEPLCAQRCYDCCLEGAGRGRAERSPKVALSPGLSGWGVRLGGDGRSFPFGGNLTPSSGLPLRVSVTQLHASSPALCPGLPCSAVWPAADPASTALLFGAQQVGGPASRRRPPRARTAAASGTGEEPWGAAALAGPEPHQGFPSDGPLVCALEQERRFRLPPKPPPSLQPVLRGGQRLEAALSCPRFLRHPRQHLISSLAEARPEELTPHVMVLLAQHLARHRLREPQLLEAIAHFLVVQEAQLNSKVVQKLVLPFGRLNYLPLEQQFMPCLERILAREAGVAPLATVNILMSLCQLRCLPFRALHFVFSPSFINHVSGTPHALIVRRYLSLLDTAVELELPGYRGPRLPRRQQVPIFPQPLITDRARCKYSHKDIVAEGLRQLLGEEKYRQDLTVPPGYCTDFLLCVSSSGAVLPVRTQDPFLPYPPRSCPQGQAASNPTTGDPAQRVVLMLRERWHFCRDGRVLLGSRALRERHLGLLGYQLLPLPFEELESQRGLPQLKSYLRQKLQALGLRWGPEGG